In Fodinibius salicampi, the sequence AGGTATGGAAAAACAACCCACTGGTATTTGATGAAGCTTAATTCCAACAACTATGAGTTCGTGCCACAAAAAGAAGAAGGGATTGAGAAAGTAGAATGGGTTCCTCTGGAAAAAGCAAAAGGAAAAGTGGGATATGATAACTTAAGAGAGGTCCTCGAAGAGTTATAAGTTAGTTATGTAATGCCGATATTAAATCATATCTCCCGAATAGAAATAAGAAAAGGCCGCTGCAAGAACAGCGGCCTTTTCTTTTATGAAAATAACTGGTTAAGTAAAACTAGTTTTGCAGACGGTAGATAATAGGCAAGCTGTATTGAACGCGTACCGGTTCTCCACGTTGGCGCCCGGGCTTAAACTTCGCCTGTTTGACCACGCGAAGGGCCTCTTGATCAGCCCCGCCGCCAATGCCCCGAACAACCTTGGGGTCTTCTACATTTCCATCTTCAGTTACAATAAACTGGACGATAACACGACCTTCTATTCCGGCACGTTTTGCCCGCTCGGGATAGTTTATCTTTTGTTGCAGCTCGGCCAACCCGCCAATCAGTTCGGGCATCTGTTCTACCGCTACAAAGAAATCCTCTTCCTCCTCTTCTTCCTCCTCGGGAGGTGGCGGCATATCCAGCGGTTCATTTAGGTTCATGTCGGCATCCAGGTTAATTTCCTGGTCTTCAATGATCTCGTCGTTAGGCACTTCTACCGGCACCTGTGGCTTGGGCGGGGGGGGAGGGGTTTCCTCTTGCTGTGTTTGGATGACTTCCTCCATCTCAACCACTTCCTGCTCTTCGGTGAGATCCGTATCCGGACTATCTGCGACAAATTCCACTTTCATTGCTACAATAAAAAGCAGCAATACTGCCACAAGTCCCAACTGAAGAAAGACCGTGTAATACTTCCTTAAATCGGATTCGGGTTCTTTTCTTTCTTGTATACTCATAACATCCTCCGCACTGATTCTAAGACAATTTCGTTAATGTTTGCCTAATGAAACAAATAATTATATCCAATTTCTACTTTTGTAACTTTTTTAAACAAAAAAAATTGTATAACCATTTCGTGGAGAGGTTAGAAGGGCTCAAAACAGCAAAGGCGCACCAAAAAGTGCGCCTTTGAGATACTTTGTTATTTAATGTAAAATTAGTTTTGCAGGCGGAATATAATAGGAAGGCTGTACTGGACACGTACGGGCTTGCCGCGTTGACGTCCAGGCTGAAACTTCGCTTCCTTCACTACTCTCAGGGCTTCCTGATCGCATCCGCCGCCAATGCCGCGAATAACTTTGGGGTCTTCTACATCACCGGTTTCAGTCACAATAAACTGAATAATAACCCGGCCATCTATTCCGGCGCGTTTTGCCCGCTCGGGATAGTTTATCTTTTGTTGCAGCTCGGCCAACCCGCCAATCAGTTCAGGCATCTGTTCCACGGCTACAAAGAAATCCTCTTCCTCCTCTTCTTCCTCTGCGGGAGGCGGCGGCATATCCAGCGGCTCATCAAAATTTAAGTCAGCATCCAGGTTAATTTCCTGGTCTTCAATGACTTCATCGTTGGGAACCTCTACCGGTACCTGTGGTTTGGGCGGTGGTGGGGGCATTTCTTCCTGCTTAGTCTGAATGACCTCTTCCATTTGAACTACTTCCTGCTCTTGTGTTAGGTTGACATCCTGCTGAGATGCCCGGAAATCAATTTTTGTAGCTACAACAAAGATGAGAAGGACAGCCAAAAGTCCAAGTTCCAAAAAAAGTGTATAGTAATTACGCAGATCTGCTTCGGCAGTTTTTCTGCTTCCTTGTTTTGACATGACAATAAGCTTTATGTTTCAGGGTTATTTTATATATAATTGCAATTTATACATTTACCCTATTAAAGCAAATAAATCAGCTATATTTTTTTACGTACAACTATAATTATTGCAATGATAACCCAATAGAAATTGGAAGCAGATCCATTTATATCAATGGCAAAGCTTAGTTTGTTAATCGGAAAACTATTGGCTGGGACATTTTAACCCGCACCGGTTTGCCGCGCTGACGTCCCGGCGTAAATTCGGCTTTTTTGATAACCTCCAGCGCCGCCTGGTCGCATCCGCCGCCAATACCGCGGATAACTTTGGGGTCTTCTACTTTACCGTTTTCGGTTACGATAAACTGAACCGTAACCCTTCCTTCAATGTTCGACTTTCTAGCGCGCTCCGGATATTCTACATTGTCATACAACCACTCTTGTCCGCCTTTAATTTTAGGCATCTCCTCCACGGCCATAAAGAAATCCTCTTCCTCCTCTTCTTCCTCGTCGGGGGGGGGCGGCATATCCAGCGGGTCATTCAGGTTCATGTCGGCATCCAGGTTAATTTCCTGGTCTTCAATGATCTCGTCGTTAGGCACTTCTACCGGTACCTGTGGCTTGGGCGGGGGAGCAGGTATCTCCTCTTGATCTGTTTGGATGACTTCCTCCATTTCAAGCACTTCCTGTTCTTCGACTAAATTTACGTTTTGCTGAGAGGACTGGAATTCTATTTTGGTAGCCACAATGAAAATGAGCAAAACAGCTATAACTGCAATTTGAAGGAAAATAGTATAGTATGTTCTGAGATTAGCTGTGGGTTCTTTTCGTCGATAATCCATAATATTAAGTTTTTAATACTAAGTAGTTAGTACTAAATAATAATAAAATATGGTTATTATCAACTCTTTAGGGTAAAATTATTCTTCAGGGATTATTTTTTGGAGGAGAAAGACCGCAACCAGGCAGCCGCCCGCATCAAAAAGGATGTCATAAACATCGGCATGGCGGTTCAGGGCGGGAAGGCTATATTGGAGGAACTCTACAAATATTCCGAAAAAGGTGCCAATGAGAAAGATGATCCAGATACTTGTGTTGCCCGAGAGAGCAATATTGTGATAAAGTCCGAGCAAAAGCGTCCAGCTCCCAAACAGAAGAAAGTGGCCGATCTTGTCGTAGCTAAATAACTTACTGTGGGAGAACGTCTCGGCCGGCAGCAGCATAAGGGCCAGCATTAATATAGTGAGTCCTACTATAGCGGTTACCAGGAGATAGGTATTATTTGCCAGAAAAGTGTAAAGCGCGGTAGGTTTCATATAAAATCTGTTGGTTCCGGTAGATCTCTATTGGTATCTAAATAGGTAAATAGTTTTTTCTTTCCGTTTAAAAGAGCCTGCGCGCAACTGTATTCGGGGGAATAGTCG encodes:
- a CDS encoding energy transducer TonB; this translates as MSKQGSRKTAEADLRNYYTLFLELGLLAVLLIFVVATKIDFRASQQDVNLTQEQEVVQMEEVIQTKQEEMPPPPPKPQVPVEVPNDEVIEDQEINLDADLNFDEPLDMPPPPAEEEEEEEDFFVAVEQMPELIGGLAELQQKINYPERAKRAGIDGRVIIQFIVTETGDVEDPKVIRGIGGGCDQEALRVVKEAKFQPGRQRGKPVRVQYSLPIIFRLQN
- a CDS encoding energy transducer TonB encodes the protein MSIQERKEPESDLRKYYTVFLQLGLVAVLLLFIVAMKVEFVADSPDTDLTEEQEVVEMEEVIQTQQEETPPPPPKPQVPVEVPNDEIIEDQEINLDADMNLNEPLDMPPPPEEEEEEEEDFFVAVEQMPELIGGLAELQQKINYPERAKRAGIEGRVIVQFIVTEDGNVEDPKVVRGIGGGADQEALRVVKQAKFKPGRQRGEPVRVQYSLPIIYRLQN
- a CDS encoding VanZ family protein; protein product: MKPTALYTFLANNTYLLVTAIVGLTILMLALMLLPAETFSHSKLFSYDKIGHFLLFGSWTLLLGLYHNIALSGNTSIWIIFLIGTFFGIFVEFLQYSLPALNRHADVYDILFDAGGCLVAVFLLQKIIPEE
- a CDS encoding energy transducer TonB; its protein translation is MDYRRKEPTANLRTYYTIFLQIAVIAVLLIFIVATKIEFQSSQQNVNLVEEQEVLEMEEVIQTDQEEIPAPPPKPQVPVEVPNDEIIEDQEINLDADMNLNDPLDMPPPPDEEEEEEEDFFMAVEEMPKIKGGQEWLYDNVEYPERARKSNIEGRVTVQFIVTENGKVEDPKVIRGIGGGCDQAALEVIKKAEFTPGRQRGKPVRVKMSQPIVFRLTN